Proteins from one Erpetoichthys calabaricus chromosome 11, fErpCal1.3, whole genome shotgun sequence genomic window:
- the gpr139 gene encoding probable G-protein coupled receptor 139, producing the protein MEHSHIFSNSSALPTSLRGCSLGPVPVIYYSVLLCLGLPANILTVIILSQLVARRQKSSYNYLLALAAADILVLLLIVFVDFLLEDFVLSRPLPPALDKAVELLEFAAIHTSIWITVPLTVDRYIAVCHPLRYHSVSYPARTRRVIVTVYLTCLLTSAPYYWWPDLWRQDHRSDVAQQLLVWAHCFTVYLVPCSIFFVLNSIIVHKLRRRRHRFRLRGYSTGKTTAILLAITSVFAILWAPRVAVVLYHLYASPVPNAPLAHLLADVANMLALLNTAVNFFLYCFISRRFRGVAAAMIKAFFRCQRRPTAPFAAHHNLSVSSSPWISPANSHCIRMLAYPGDKDGKPLRISA; encoded by the exons ATGGAGCACAGCCACATCTTCAGCAACAGCTCGGCGCTGCCCACCAGCCTGCGGGGCTGCTCGCTGGGTCCGGTGCCGGTCATCTACTACAGCGTCCTGCTGTGCCTCGGGCTGCCGG CCAACATCCTGACGGTGATCATCCTGTCCCAGCTGGTGGCCCGCCGGCAGAAGTCCTCCTACAACTACCTGCTGGCGCTGGCGGCCGCTGACATCCTGGTGCTCCTCCTCATCGTCTTCGTGGACTTCCTGCTCGAGGACTTCGTGCTGAGCCGCCCGCTGCCGCCAGCCCTGGACAAGGCCGTGGAGCTGCTGGAGTTCGCCGCCATCCACACGTCCATCTGGATCACCGTGCCCCTGACGGTCGACCGCTACATCGCCGTGTGCCACCCGCTCCGCTACCACAGCGTGTCGTACCCGGCGCGCACCCGGCGTGTCATCGTCACCGTCTACCTGACCTGCCTGCTGACCAGCGCCCCCTACTACTGGTGGCCGGACCTGTGGCGCCAGGACCACCGCAGCGACGTGGCGCAGCAGCTCCTGGTGTGGGCACACTGCTTCACCGTCTACCTGGTGCCCTGCTCCATCTTCTTCGTCCTCAACTCCATCATCGTGCACAAGCTGCGCCGGCGCCGCCATCGCTTCCGCCTGAGGGGCTACTCCACCGGCAAGACCACCGCCATCCTGCTGGCCATCACCAGCGTCTTCGCCATCCTCTGGGCGCCCCGCGTGGCCGTGGTCCTCTACCACCTGTACGCCTCGCCCGTCCCCAACGCCCCCCTGGCGCACCTGCTGGCGGACGTGGCCAACATGCTGGCGCTGCTCAACACGGCCGTCAACTTCTTCCTCTACTGCTTCATCAGCCGGCGCTTCCGCGGCGTGGCGGCCGCCATGATCAAGGCCTTCTTCCGCTGCCAGAGGCGGCCCACCGCCCCCTTCGCTGCCCACCACAACCTGTCCGTCAGCAGCAGCCCCTGGATCTCGCCGGCCAACTCGCACTGCATCAGGATGCTGGCCTACCCCGGTGACAAGGACGGCAAGCCGCTGCGCATCTCGGCCTGA